In a single window of the Populus alba chromosome 16, ASM523922v2, whole genome shotgun sequence genome:
- the LOC118038441 gene encoding probable CCR4-associated factor 1 homolog 11 has translation MSNSDEQPPQRAKTVVIRSVWADNLEEEFKLIRSEIDRYPLISMDTEFPGIVVRPAAGDPYNRQSGPRAHYLSLKANVDLLNLIQIGLTIADEDGNLPDLGLKDVGFIWEFNFRDFDVARDAHAHDSVELLRRQGIDFEKNRDMGIDSVRFAELMMSSGLVLNHSVSWVTFHCAYDFGYLVKCMTQKMLPEELNEFFERVRVYFGDRVYDIKHIMRFCGNLHGGLDRVCKELGVDRVIGKSHQAGSDSLLTLHAYLKIKDKYFLNDKNDGGGGGGLDKYANVFYGLELFA, from the coding sequence ATGTCAAACTCCGATGAACAGCCGCCGCAACGTGCGAAGACTGTCGTGATCCGATCTGTCTGGGCAGACAACTTGGAAGAAGAATTCAAGCTGATCCGATCCGAAATCGATAGATACCCGTTAATCTCAATGGACACGGAGTTTCCTGGCATAGTTGTCCGTCCTGCCGCTGGAGATCCGTATAATCGGCAGAGCGGCCCCAGGGCGCACTACTTGAGCCTCAAAGCAAACGTTGATCTCTTAAACCTGATCCAAATCGGACTCACGATCGCCGACGAGGATGGGAATTTACCCGATCTAGGGCTTAAAGATGTTGGGTTTATTTGGGAGTTCAATTTTAGGGATTTTGATGTGGCGCGTGACGCACATGCGCATGACTCGGTGGAGTTATTGAGGCGACAGGGGATTGATTTCGAGAAGAATCGTGACATGGGGATTGATTCGGTGAGATTCGCTGAGTTGATGATGTCGAGTGGACTGGTACTGAATCACTCAGTGAGTTGGGTAACGTTTCACTGTGCATATGATTTTGGTTACTTAGTGAAATGTATGACTCAGAAAATGCTGCCTGAGGAGTTAAACGAGTTTTTCGAAAGAGTGAGGGTGTACTTTGGAGATAGGGTTTATGATATAAAGCACATAATGAGGTTTTGTGGGAATTTACATGGTGGGTTGGATCGGGTATGTAAGGAATTGGGAGTGGATCGGGTTATAGGGAAGAGTCATCAAGCTGGCTCAGATAGTTTGTTGACATTGCATGCTTATCTGAAGATCAAAGATAAGTATTTCTTGAACGATAAAAAtgatggtggaggaggaggagggttaGACAAGTACGCCAACGTTTTTTATGGTTTAGAATTGTTTGCTTga
- the LOC118038430 gene encoding ubiquitin-conjugating enzyme E2 variant 1D, with protein MTFGSGGSSVVVPRNFRLLEELERGEKGIGDGTVSYGMDDGDDIYMRSWTGTIIGPHNTVHEGRIYQLKLFCDKDYPEKPPSVRFHSRINMTCVSHETGVVEPKKFGLLANWQREYTMEDILTQLKKEMAVPHNRKLVQPPEGTYF; from the exons ATGACGTTTGGCTCAGGAGGATCCAGTGTCGTGG TCCCTCGGAACTTCAGATTGCTGGAGGAACTTGAACGTGGAGAAAAAGGCATTGGGGATGGCACAGTAAGCTATGGAATGGATGATGGAGATGACATTTACATGCGCTCTTGGACTGGCACTATAATTGGTCCTCACAAT ACTGTACATGAAGGTCGAATTTATCAGTTAAAGCTCTTCTGTGATAAAGATTACCCGGAGAAACCACCAAGTGTTCGCTTTCATTCACGGATCAATATGACTTGTGTGAGCCATGAAACCGGAGTG GTGGAACCAAAAAAGTTCGGACTTCTTGCAAATTGGCAGCGAGAGTACACCATGGAGGACATACTGACACAGCTGAAGAAGGAGATGGCAGTACCACACAACCGTAAGCTGGTCCAGCCTCCTGAGGGTACCTACTTCTAG